The Tautonia marina genomic interval CCTTCGAGGGATCGACGCTCGACCTCACTCATCGTCACAGGTCCGACTCCTTCTCCCTCGCCATTCCCCTCCTCCAAACCGGGGCTTACCACGGATCATTCCCCCTGGCAAGACAAGAATCCGACGAATTCACAAGCTGGGGCACCTGGCGAAACCAGGTGAGCTCCCCCCCCGAATTTCAGCCCTTGGTCATCGCTCGACCGATCGCTCAGTACGGAACCCACACCCGACCAAAATTCGATTTGACACATCAACACAATCAACACTCGCAATCTTCTTGTGACAACTTCTGAGATTCTTGGCTCGATTCTCGGTCGGCGACCCGTTATCATGGGAGAGTCGAAACGTTTGACGCGGCATGGTTTCAGGCAGCGTTCAAGGCACCATGATGCTCAACGCCGAGACATCTTTTCCTCTAACCTTTCAACATTCATTTTTCTCGACAACTTAAGATGACGAAACGCCATCGAATTCAGTTTCCTCGTGAGAAACAAGATCTTGCGCAGAATGAAGCGTTCTTTTACTTGCTGACAGGTGATTCGAAACGCAAGATCCGCTTCCACGATTACGATGAAATCTACAAGATCCCCGGCCTTTATGAACAACTGTTCTACGACCGCTTGAAATGCATTTCTCACAAAAAGGTTTGTGAGATTCTCAAGTCGGCCGTCGACCAGTCCAAGGACAACCTCTCCGAGCTTCGAGTCCTGGATCTCGGCGCCGGCAACGGCATCGTTGGCGAAACCCTCAAGACGATGGGAGTCTCGCGGGTCGTCGGAATCGACATCATCCCCGATGCCGCGCAGGCGACCGAACGGGATCGGCCGGGCGTCTACGACGAATATTACGTCGCGGATTTGACGGATCTCTCCGAGGAACAGTCTGAGGAGATCCGAACATGGTCGCTCGACTGCTTGACGACCGTCGCGGCCCTCGGGTTTGGTGACATTCCTCCCCGGGCGTTTATCTCTGCGGTCAACCTGTTACAAAACGAAGCGTGGGTCGCATTCAACATCAAGGAATCGTTCCTCGATGAGAATGACATGAGTGGGTTCTCCCAGATGATCAGGCAACTGATCTTCTCAAAGTACCTCGACCTCTATCATCTGGAACGCTATCGTCACCGCCTCTCCATCACCGGCGAACCCCTGTATTACTTCGCGGTCGCGGGCCGAAAGAATGCAGACATCCCGATTGACTTTATGAAGCGGGATCGCTGAGTCAGGGGTGCCATCCGATCGAGGTCAGCCGAAACCCCGGCATCGGGGTTTCGGGGTTTGGGACGAGCAGGTGGCAAGCCGTTTGAGCGACGAGGGCCCACGCCGAATCAATGGGCGGGCAGACGAATTTCGAGGCCGTAGCGGGGAGCGGCTTCGATCAAACGATCGATCTCTTGCTGTGAGGGAGGTGTCGGCTCGTCTCCGTCCGCCGCAGGCCGGCCAACCTCCAGAAAGAACTGTTCGAGGCCGGCCGGCGTGGTCATGATCAGCATCCGGGCGGGAGTTTCCCCAACGTTGCGAAACCAGTGGAGACTTCCCCTGGCCAGGCTGATCCATGCGCCCGGATCGGGCCGGAAGGTCTGACCATCCGCGTGAAATTCGAGGCTCCCTTCGAGGATGTAGAACGCCTCGTCTTCACGATGATGAAGGTGAGGAGGGGGACCGGATTGCGGAGAAACCCAGGCTTCGATCATCGAAAAGGCCCCTCCCGTATCGTCTCCCGAGGCCTTGATCGTATACCGATCTCCCACGACCCAGATGGACGGGCCGTCCCCCGCTACGGTCATGCCGGTTCGCATGGATTCGATCCCCTGAAGTCGGACGTTGCCATCGAGTGCGATGTCGGATGATTCTGCCGTCTCTGAATCATCGGCACCGCACCGCGACACCTGAAGGGTTGGAGAGATCGTCCGGCAGCGGGGTCCGATCCGTCAAGGGTCGTCCGGAACATGGCACCCTTCGACACCAAGGGGACCGGGAGGTTGCGGCGCGTCGGGCCCTCGGCGACACTCAGGCGACGAACGACACCGAGCCGACCTCGTCCGATCCTTTCGCCGAGCGTTCCGACGAGAGGCCGACCGGTCGAACGAACCCTGGGGTGTCGTCGATCCGAAGGCTCAACCAAGGACTTCACACCATGTTTCAACTGACGATTGGTCTGGCCGGCCTGCTCGCCCTTGCTCCGGTGATTCCCAGCGATGAGCACTCCGAGGGAGTCTCGCAGGCGATCATCGACGGCACCGGACCGGGCTGGCGAGCTCTGGGTGAAGACGACTTCGTCAACGTCAATACCGACGACGACACCTGGTCGTTTGAAGGAAACCTGATCCGATGCACCGGGCAACCGGTGGGCGTGACGCGAACCAAGGAACCGCTGACGAATTTCGAGCTGGTCGTGCGATGGCGTCACATGAAGCCGGCGGGGAACTCGGGGGTGTTCGTCTGGGCTCCGGCCGAGGCGCTCGAGGGGATTGCTCGAGGGACCTTGCCCCGAGGAGGGATTGAGGTGCAGGTCCTCGACCCCGCCTTTGCCACGCAGTACGAGGAACGCACCGGCCGCAAAGGGGATTGGTTCACCACGCACGGCGACGTCTTCCCGGTCGGCACCTCGACCTTGACGCCGTACGCGCCGACCTCTCCCGATGGCTCGCGAGGCTTCCCGCGCGAGGAGCGAACCCTCGGCACCGGCGAGTGGAACCACTATTATATCCGAGCCATCAACGGAGAGGTTCGGCTCTGGGTCAACGGGCAGGAAGTCTCTGGAGGAATGAACGCTCAGCCGGCAACCGGCTACCTCTGCCTCGAATCCGAGGGGTCGCCGATCGAGTTCGAAGGGCTCCGCATCCGGGAATTGCCGTGATCCGGAGCGACTGAACCTCCACTCCGTCACCTCGGCGGGAACGATCCCCCCCCCAAGGACGATCGACCTTCTGAACCTTCCGGTGTTCACGATTCGAGGAGTCCTCGGCTCGTTTCGGCCACCGGAAGGTTTTTTTGTTTTCGTTAGGCGGTTCGAGCCTCGTCGCGCCGAAGTCTCCCTGGTCAGGCCACACCTTTGAACGGCCTGTCCAAGACGGAGGGTGGTCGAGTGTTTGGATTCGACAACGAGCTGTCAAGGAAAATCGGCGGCAGTCTA includes:
- a CDS encoding class I SAM-dependent DNA methyltransferase, which encodes MTKRHRIQFPREKQDLAQNEAFFYLLTGDSKRKIRFHDYDEIYKIPGLYEQLFYDRLKCISHKKVCEILKSAVDQSKDNLSELRVLDLGAGNGIVGETLKTMGVSRVVGIDIIPDAAQATERDRPGVYDEYYVADLTDLSEEQSEEIRTWSLDCLTTVAALGFGDIPPRAFISAVNLLQNEAWVAFNIKESFLDENDMSGFSQMIRQLIFSKYLDLYHLERYRHRLSITGEPLYYFAVAGRKNADIPIDFMKRDR
- a CDS encoding quercetin 2,3-dioxygenase, which codes for MRTGMTVAGDGPSIWVVGDRYTIKASGDDTGGAFSMIEAWVSPQSGPPPHLHHREDEAFYILEGSLEFHADGQTFRPDPGAWISLARGSLHWFRNVGETPARMLIMTTPAGLEQFFLEVGRPAADGDEPTPPSQQEIDRLIEAAPRYGLEIRLPAH
- a CDS encoding 3-keto-disaccharide hydrolase → MFQLTIGLAGLLALAPVIPSDEHSEGVSQAIIDGTGPGWRALGEDDFVNVNTDDDTWSFEGNLIRCTGQPVGVTRTKEPLTNFELVVRWRHMKPAGNSGVFVWAPAEALEGIARGTLPRGGIEVQVLDPAFATQYEERTGRKGDWFTTHGDVFPVGTSTLTPYAPTSPDGSRGFPREERTLGTGEWNHYYIRAINGEVRLWVNGQEVSGGMNAQPATGYLCLESEGSPIEFEGLRIRELP